Proteins from one Flavobacterium sp. N2038 genomic window:
- a CDS encoding aminotransferase class V-fold PLP-dependent enzyme — MLDIQKIRADFPILSQTVNGKPLVYFDNGATSQKPQIVIDAEVKYYQEINANIHRGVHTLSQLATDAYEISRGKIKEHINAKHAHEVLFTSGTTHGINLVTNGFASILKPGDEVIVSSLEHHSNIVPWQMLCEKTGATLKVIPMNEDGELILSHFDALLSEKTKVVTVNHISNALGIINPIKYIIDKAHAVGAAVLIDGAQAVPHLKPNVQELDCDFYAFSGHKMCGPTGTGILYGKEAWLNKLPPYQGGGEMIKEVTFEKTTYADLPHKFEAGTPNIAGGIVLGTAVDYLNNIGFENIQAYEHELLEYATKRLSEIKGLRIYGTGKEKASVISFNIDGIHPYDIGSIIDKLGIAVRTGHHCAQPIMNFFCIPGTIRASFSFYNTKEEIDLMVDAVKKAQTMLS, encoded by the coding sequence ATGCTAGATATTCAAAAAATAAGAGCTGATTTTCCGATACTTTCACAAACTGTAAACGGAAAGCCATTAGTATATTTCGACAACGGTGCTACTTCTCAAAAACCACAAATCGTGATTGATGCAGAAGTTAAATATTATCAGGAAATCAATGCCAATATTCATCGTGGCGTTCACACTTTAAGCCAGTTGGCCACTGATGCTTATGAGATTTCTCGTGGAAAAATAAAGGAACACATCAATGCAAAACATGCTCACGAAGTCCTTTTTACTTCTGGAACTACGCATGGAATCAACTTAGTTACAAATGGCTTTGCTTCTATCTTAAAACCTGGAGACGAAGTAATTGTTTCTTCATTAGAACATCATAGTAACATTGTGCCTTGGCAAATGTTATGTGAAAAGACCGGAGCAACCTTAAAAGTGATTCCGATGAATGAAGATGGCGAATTGATTTTATCTCATTTTGATGCTCTTCTTTCAGAAAAAACAAAAGTCGTTACGGTTAATCATATTTCAAATGCACTCGGAATCATCAATCCGATTAAATATATTATTGATAAAGCACATGCTGTTGGTGCTGCAGTTTTGATTGACGGCGCTCAGGCGGTTCCGCATTTAAAACCGAATGTTCAGGAATTAGATTGTGATTTTTATGCTTTTTCAGGACATAAAATGTGCGGTCCAACGGGAACTGGAATCCTTTACGGAAAAGAAGCGTGGTTAAACAAACTTCCTCCTTACCAAGGCGGTGGCGAAATGATCAAAGAAGTTACTTTCGAAAAAACTACTTACGCTGATCTTCCGCACAAATTTGAAGCAGGAACTCCAAATATCGCAGGCGGAATTGTACTAGGAACTGCCGTTGATTATTTAAACAACATTGGTTTCGAGAATATTCAGGCATACGAACACGAGCTTTTAGAATATGCTACAAAACGTTTGTCTGAAATTAAAGGTTTAAGAATCTACGGAACCGGAAAAGAAAAAGCTTCGGTAATTTCTTTTAATATTGATGGAATTCATCCTTACGATATTGGTTCTATTATTGACAAATTAGGAATTGCTGTTAGAACCGGACATCATTGTGCACAACCAATTATGAATTTCTTCTGTATTCCGGGAACAATTCGTGCTTCTTTTTCTTTCTATAATACTAAAGAAGAAATTGATTTAATGGTAGATGCCGTTAAAAAAGCACAAACAATGCTAAGCTAA
- a CDS encoding flavodoxin family protein, whose translation MENKKVIILGSSRKNGNTTKIVDEISKDNGIDVIDLSDYNISYYDYESKNIEDDFLPLIKGILEKYDTLIFATPVYWYNMSGIMKVFFDRFSDLIRIEKETGRKLRGKKIGVISNSHEDAIEDGFYFPFKKSADYLGMKYLGHAHFNANILNQTTKIELTFI comes from the coding sequence ATGGAAAACAAAAAGGTAATCATTTTAGGTTCGTCCAGAAAAAATGGAAACACAACCAAAATTGTGGATGAAATTTCTAAAGATAACGGAATAGATGTGATTGATCTAAGTGATTATAATATTTCCTATTATGATTACGAAAGCAAAAACATAGAAGATGATTTTTTGCCATTAATTAAAGGAATCCTCGAAAAATACGACACTTTAATTTTTGCAACACCGGTTTACTGGTATAATATGAGTGGTATTATGAAAGTCTTTTTTGATCGTTTTTCGGATTTAATCCGAATTGAAAAAGAAACCGGAAGAAAACTAAGAGGAAAGAAGATCGGAGTAATATCAAACTCACATGAAGATGCGATTGAAGACGGTTTTTACTTTCCGTTCAAAAAATCAGCCGATTATTTAGGCATGAAATATTTAGGACACGCGCATTTTAATGCTAACATCCTAAACCAAACAACAAAAATAGAATTGACATTTATATAA
- a CDS encoding LamG-like jellyroll fold domain-containing protein: MKTKLLLLFSLISLSGFAQTIPSYVPTNGLIAYYPFDNNANDVSGNQNNGTVNGAILTEDRNAKPNSAYSFNGINNYIDAIVTNIPKNNAPRTISGWFKTNTPNTGENQDVCIFNYGTLSKLQRVSLTIYSKAYLQSVTGPDFTSDDFYVNNYNYLSNDWYFFTLTYNGTKVSLYVNGEFVSEKNAALNTTNNLFRIGKRISGDTTNEYFKGIIDDLGIWNRVLTPEEISAMYTPGEQPAYTLIPDPNFEQKLINLGLDRFPLDGKIHTSNINTLTSLDVSKSNISDLTGIQDFVSLTDLNCSQNSLTTLNISKNTALTTLDCNTNRITSLDVSNNIALLNLSCYSNQLTSLNVKANTALTKLDSGSNQYTSLDVSSNTALTFLGCNTSQLTTLDVNNNTALKLLDCRENKITSLNVSKITALTELYCQSNQLTNLNISKNKVLEFVNCSKNQLTTLDVSANTTLVGLYPNSNQLTSLNLKNGNNDKLVYLNLKNNPVLTCIQVDDVAYANTNWENKKDTLANFSSNCPQYSLIPDVNFEQKLIDLGIDTDGLNGKITIANASSVTNLDLSNSNIKDLTGIEYFTSLITLDVSKNQLTSLDLSKNLELETLNASSNQLTTLDLSKNTKLTIVYVVNNPLVYLNLRNGNNRNFILPSNTGKKSASGLYTTFLGLTSLSCIQVDDENYSNTNWSNIKESTTTYSNTCKSLGIDKSEFSQVIVYPNPTKGEITINNIALDKATVYNSLGKLVKSFILNNANTNNTIDLSDLPRGVYYVYLINGDAASAKKVIVE, translated from the coding sequence ATGAAAACAAAACTACTCTTGTTATTTTCTTTAATTTCATTATCAGGTTTTGCTCAAACTATTCCTTCATATGTTCCTACAAATGGATTAATTGCCTACTATCCTTTTGATAATAATGCAAATGATGTAAGTGGTAATCAAAACAATGGCACTGTTAACGGTGCAATACTTACCGAAGATAGAAATGCAAAACCCAATAGTGCTTATAGTTTTAATGGTATTAACAACTACATTGATGCTATTGTTACCAATATCCCAAAAAATAATGCCCCAAGAACAATTTCCGGATGGTTTAAAACGAACACTCCTAATACTGGTGAAAATCAGGATGTATGCATCTTTAATTATGGTACTTTATCAAAATTACAGAGAGTATCCCTTACCATTTATTCAAAAGCTTATCTTCAATCTGTAACTGGTCCTGATTTTACCAGTGACGATTTTTATGTAAATAACTATAATTACTTAAGTAATGACTGGTATTTTTTTACACTTACCTATAACGGAACCAAAGTATCATTATATGTAAATGGTGAATTTGTTTCAGAAAAAAATGCTGCCTTAAATACTACGAACAATCTTTTTAGAATAGGAAAACGAATTTCAGGAGATACAACTAATGAGTATTTTAAAGGTATAATTGATGATCTTGGTATCTGGAATCGTGTTTTGACTCCGGAAGAAATTTCGGCTATGTATACTCCTGGGGAGCAGCCTGCTTATACTTTAATTCCAGATCCGAATTTTGAACAAAAATTAATCAATTTAGGATTGGATAGATTTCCACTTGATGGAAAAATCCACACATCTAATATTAACACCTTAACTTCCTTAGATGTTAGTAAAAGCAATATTTCAGATTTAACAGGAATACAAGACTTCGTATCATTAACTGATTTGAATTGTAGTCAAAATTCATTAACAACATTAAATATAAGTAAAAATACCGCTCTGACTACTCTAGATTGTAATACCAATAGAATAACCTCTTTAGACGTAAGTAATAATATTGCTTTGCTTAATTTGAGCTGCTATTCGAATCAATTAACATCTTTAAATGTTAAAGCAAATACAGCGTTAACAAAATTAGATTCTGGTTCAAACCAATACACTTCTTTAGATGTAAGCTCAAATACTGCTTTAACATTTTTGGGATGTAATACCAGTCAATTAACCACTTTAGATGTAAACAATAATACCGCTTTAAAACTTCTGGATTGCCGTGAAAATAAAATAACCAGCTTGAATGTTTCTAAAATCACTGCATTAACAGAGTTGTATTGTCAGTCTAATCAATTAACAAATTTGAATATAAGCAAAAATAAAGTTTTAGAATTTGTAAACTGTTCAAAAAATCAGCTAACCACTTTAGATGTTAGCGCAAACACTACCTTAGTTGGTTTATATCCTAATTCCAATCAATTAACGAGTCTAAATTTGAAGAATGGAAACAATGATAAACTTGTATATCTAAACCTTAAAAATAATCCTGTTTTAACTTGTATTCAGGTTGATGATGTGGCTTATGCCAATACAAACTGGGAAAATAAAAAAGATACTCTCGCAAATTTCAGCTCAAACTGCCCTCAATATTCTTTAATTCCTGATGTTAATTTTGAACAAAAACTAATCGATTTAGGAATAGATACAGACGGTTTAAACGGGAAAATTACTATAGCAAATGCAAGTTCTGTTACAAATTTGGATCTTTCAAACAGTAATATAAAAGATCTAACCGGAATAGAATATTTTACTTCACTAATTACTTTGGATGTCAGCAAGAATCAATTGACATCTTTAGATTTAAGCAAGAATCTGGAATTAGAAACATTAAACGCTTCTTCAAATCAGCTTACCACATTAGATTTATCCAAAAATACTAAACTCACAATTGTATATGTAGTCAATAATCCTTTGGTTTATTTAAATCTAAGAAATGGAAACAATCGTAATTTTATTCTGCCATCAAATACTGGAAAAAAATCTGCTTCTGGATTATATACCACTTTCTTAGGACTTACTTCTCTTAGCTGTATACAAGTTGATGATGAGAATTATTCAAATACAAACTGGTCAAACATCAAAGAATCCACTACTACTTATTCTAATACTTGCAAAAGTCTAGGCATTGACAAATCTGAATTTAGTCAAGTCATTGTTTATCCAAACCCAACAAAAGGGGAAATAACGATTAATAATATTGCATTAGACAAAGCAACAGTTTACAACTCGTTAGGCAAATTAGTAAAATCTTTTATTTTAAATAATGCAAATACAAATAATACGATCGATTTATCTGACTTACCTAGAGGAGTTTATTATGTGTATCTAATCAATGGAGATGCCGCTTCTGCTAAAAAAGTTATAGTAGAATAA
- the sufC gene encoding Fe-S cluster assembly ATPase SufC: protein MLSIKNLHAAIGDKEILKGINIEVKAGEVHAIMGPNGSGKSTLSAVIAGNENYEVTDGEVILDGEDLADLAPEERAHKGVFLSFQYPVEIPGVSVTNFMKTAINETRKANGQEEMPANEMLKVIREKSELLEIDRKFLSRSLNEGFSGGEKKRNEIFQMAMLEPKLAILDETDSGLDIDALRIVANGVNKLKSDKNAIIVITHYQRLLDYIVPDFVHVLYNGRIVKSGGKELAYELEEKGYDWIKAEN, encoded by the coding sequence ATGTTATCAATAAAAAACCTTCACGCCGCGATTGGTGATAAAGAAATCCTTAAGGGAATTAATATAGAAGTTAAAGCTGGAGAAGTTCACGCGATAATGGGACCAAACGGTTCTGGAAAAAGTACACTTTCTGCTGTTATCGCAGGAAACGAAAACTATGAAGTTACAGACGGAGAGGTTATTCTTGACGGAGAAGATCTTGCCGATTTAGCTCCGGAAGAAAGAGCACATAAAGGTGTTTTCCTTTCGTTTCAATATCCTGTAGAAATTCCCGGAGTTAGCGTAACTAACTTTATGAAAACAGCGATCAACGAAACTCGTAAAGCAAACGGACAAGAAGAAATGCCGGCAAATGAAATGCTGAAAGTAATTCGTGAAAAATCTGAATTATTAGAAATTGACCGTAAATTTTTATCTCGTTCTTTAAATGAAGGTTTTTCCGGAGGAGAGAAAAAAAGAAACGAGATTTTTCAAATGGCAATGTTAGAGCCAAAATTAGCCATCCTTGACGAAACCGATTCTGGTCTTGATATCGATGCTTTAAGAATTGTTGCAAATGGAGTTAACAAACTAAAAAGCGACAAAAACGCTATTATCGTTATCACACACTACCAACGTTTGTTAGATTATATCGTTCCTGATTTCGTTCACGTTCTTTACAACGGAAGAATCGTAAAATCTGGCGGAAAAGAATTAGCATACGAATTAGAAGAAAAAGGATACGACTGGATTAAGGCAGAGAATTAG
- the sufD gene encoding Fe-S cluster assembly protein SufD — protein sequence MDLKEKLVSSFMAFEERVDVHSDLHDIRTTAIKNFENKGFPTKKDEAWKYTSLNAILKNDFTVFPKQENAIEFNQVKKYFLHEIDTYKLVFIDGVFSSHLSSTTHDGIDVCLMSSALTKPKYKMIIDKYFNQIASKDESLTSLNTAFASEGAFINIPQKKVADKPIEIMYFSTGNEAALLVQPRNLIIVGENSHVQIIERHQSLNENPVLTNSVTEIFAQKRAIVDYYKIQNDNSEANLVDNTYVSQQQESHAYVHTFSFGGNLTRNNLNFYHFGERLTSTLNGISILNDKQHVDHYTLVNHAQPNCESFQDYKGIFSDRSTGVFNGKVLVEKEAQKTNAFQKSNNILLSDKATINAKPQLEIFADDVKCSHGCTVGQLDETAMFYMQSRGIPKKEAKALLMYAFSNAVIESIKIPELKQRITKIIATKLGVNLGFDL from the coding sequence ATGGATTTAAAAGAAAAATTAGTATCGTCTTTTATGGCTTTTGAAGAGCGTGTTGATGTGCATTCAGATTTGCATGACATCCGCACAACTGCTATAAAAAACTTCGAAAATAAAGGTTTCCCAACCAAAAAAGATGAAGCCTGGAAATATACATCGCTAAATGCCATCTTAAAAAATGACTTTACGGTTTTTCCAAAGCAGGAAAATGCAATCGAGTTTAATCAGGTAAAAAAATACTTTTTACATGAAATAGACACTTATAAATTAGTTTTTATTGATGGTGTTTTCAGTTCGCATTTGTCTTCTACAACGCACGACGGAATCGATGTTTGTTTAATGTCATCGGCATTGACCAAACCAAAATATAAAATGATTATTGATAAATACTTCAATCAAATTGCAAGTAAAGATGAAAGTTTGACTTCATTGAACACTGCTTTTGCAAGCGAAGGAGCTTTTATCAATATTCCACAAAAGAAAGTAGCCGATAAGCCAATTGAAATCATGTATTTCTCAACTGGAAATGAAGCTGCATTATTGGTTCAGCCTAGAAACTTGATTATTGTGGGCGAAAATTCACATGTTCAAATTATCGAGCGTCACCAAAGTTTGAATGAAAATCCTGTTTTAACAAATTCAGTTACAGAGATTTTTGCTCAAAAACGTGCGATTGTTGACTATTACAAAATTCAAAATGATAATAGCGAAGCAAACTTAGTAGATAACACTTATGTTTCTCAACAACAAGAAAGTCATGCTTACGTTCATACATTTTCGTTTGGAGGAAATCTAACGCGTAACAACTTAAACTTTTACCATTTTGGCGAAAGGTTGACAAGTACGTTAAACGGAATTTCAATCTTAAATGACAAACAACACGTTGACCATTATACTTTAGTAAACCACGCGCAACCAAATTGTGAGAGTTTCCAGGATTACAAAGGAATTTTCTCTGATCGTTCAACAGGAGTTTTCAACGGAAAAGTTTTGGTAGAAAAAGAAGCTCAAAAAACAAATGCTTTCCAAAAAAGCAATAATATTTTATTGAGTGACAAAGCAACGATCAACGCAAAACCACAATTAGAGATTTTTGCAGATGACGTAAAATGTTCTCACGGTTGTACAGTTGGACAATTGGATGAAACAGCAATGTTCTACATGCAGTCTCGCGGAATTCCTAAAAAAGAAGCTAAAGCCTTATTGATGTACGCATTCTCAAATGCCGTTATCGAAAGCATCAAAATACCAGAATTAAAACAAAGAATTACTAAAATCATCGCTACAAAATTAGGCGTGAATTTAGGATTTGATTTGTAG
- a CDS encoding four helix bundle protein, giving the protein MGKFKSFEEINSWQKSRIFNKKIYLITENPNFKKDFDFVRQIRRASLSISSNIAEGFERNTDKEFIYFLYVAKASAGEVRSQLYLAFDLEYIIKEEFEMLLESVTEISKLLSGFIKYLSPKS; this is encoded by the coding sequence ATGGGTAAGTTCAAATCTTTTGAGGAAATAAATTCTTGGCAAAAATCTCGAATCTTCAATAAGAAAATATATTTGATTACTGAAAATCCTAATTTCAAAAAAGACTTTGATTTTGTTAGACAAATAAGACGTGCATCACTTTCTATATCATCAAATATTGCCGAAGGTTTTGAAAGAAATACAGACAAAGAGTTTATTTACTTTTTATATGTAGCCAAAGCTTCAGCAGGAGAAGTAAGATCTCAATTATATTTAGCTTTTGATTTAGAATATATTATAAAAGAAGAATTTGAAATGCTTTTAGAATCGGTAACAGAAATATCGAAATTATTAAGCGGTTTCATTAAATATTTGAGCCCAAAGTCATAA
- a CDS encoding HesB/IscA family protein, which translates to MIKVSDTAKKKIIDLMTDDGFDAAHDYVRVGVKSGGCSGLSYDLKFDKNKGEDDKIFVDNDIQIAVEKKSFLYLAGTILEFSGGLNGKGFVFNNPNASRTCGCGESFSL; encoded by the coding sequence ATGATAAAAGTTTCTGATACAGCCAAAAAGAAAATCATCGATTTGATGACAGACGATGGTTTTGACGCCGCTCACGATTATGTACGTGTAGGAGTGAAAAGTGGTGGATGCTCCGGTTTGTCTTATGATTTAAAATTTGACAAAAACAAGGGAGAAGACGATAAAATATTCGTAGACAACGACATACAAATTGCAGTTGAAAAAAAATCATTTCTATATTTAGCCGGAACAATCTTAGAATTCTCTGGCGGATTAAACGGAAAAGGATTTGTATTCAACAACCCAAATGCTAGCAGAACTTGTGGCTGCGGAGAATCTTTTTCTCTTTAG
- a CDS encoding MBL fold metallo-hydrolase, whose product MKLYPIESGNFKLDGGAMFGVVPKTIWNKTNPADANNLIDIAARCLLIEDNNRLILIDTGMGDKQSEKFFGYYSLWGSHSIDKSLAKYGFHRDDITDVFMTHLHFDHCGGSVQWNSDKTGYEPAFKNAKYWTNENHWEWATKPNAREKASFLSENILPMQDSGQLNFIERPSSDFGFSEEMNFGIYYVDGHTEKQMIPHIKYQDKTIVFCADLLATAGHIPLPYVMGYDTRPLLTMPEKSKFLNAAADNNYFLFLEHDAHNQIITVEHTEKGVRLKEVFTCEEIL is encoded by the coding sequence ATGAAACTTTACCCAATTGAATCCGGAAATTTTAAACTAGATGGAGGCGCTATGTTTGGTGTTGTTCCTAAAACAATCTGGAACAAAACAAATCCGGCAGATGCTAACAATCTAATAGATATAGCAGCACGTTGTTTACTTATTGAAGATAATAATCGTCTGATTTTAATAGATACCGGAATGGGAGATAAACAATCAGAGAAGTTTTTTGGTTATTATTCACTTTGGGGTTCTCATTCTATCGATAAATCACTGGCAAAATATGGTTTTCATCGGGATGATATTACAGATGTTTTTATGACACATCTTCATTTTGATCATTGTGGAGGAAGTGTTCAGTGGAATTCTGATAAAACGGGTTATGAACCGGCTTTTAAAAATGCAAAATACTGGACTAATGAAAATCATTGGGAATGGGCAACAAAACCCAATGCTCGAGAGAAAGCTTCTTTTTTATCGGAGAATATTTTGCCAATGCAGGACAGTGGTCAACTGAATTTTATTGAAAGACCAAGCAGCGATTTTGGATTTTCTGAAGAAATGAATTTCGGAATTTATTACGTTGACGGTCACACCGAAAAACAAATGATTCCACATATTAAATATCAGGACAAAACCATTGTTTTTTGTGCAGATTTATTGGCTACGGCAGGACATATTCCGTTGCCTTATGTAATGGGGTATGATACAAGACCTTTATTGACAATGCCAGAAAAGTCAAAATTCCTGAACGCTGCAGCAGACAATAATTATTTTTTATTTCTGGAACACGATGCGCATAATCAAATTATAACGGTTGAGCACACAGAAAAAGGTGTTCGATTAAAAGAAGTTTTTACTTGCGAAGAGATTCTTTAG
- the sufB gene encoding Fe-S cluster assembly protein SufB: MSKYTEDDLKIELETKEYEYGFYTNIESETFPIGLNEEIVRAISLKKEEPEWMTEWRIEAFRAWKEMIEPEWANVRYEKPDFQAISYYSAPKQVDPNKTLDDVDPELLEMYKKLGISVDEQKMMNNVAMDIVVDSVSVATTFKKTLAEKGIIFCPISEAIKEHPELVKKYLGTVVPQKDNFYAALNSAVFSDGSFCYIPKGVRCPMELSTYFRINQAGTGQFERTLVIADEGSYVSYLEGCTAPSRDENQLHAAVVELIALDDAEIKYSTVQNWYPGNKEGKGGVFNFVTKRGLCETNAKISWTQVETGSAVTWKYPSCVLKGDNSVGEFYSIAVTNNHQQADTGTKMIHLGKNTKSTIISKGISAGKSQNSYRGLVQISPRAENARNFSQCDSLLMGNNCGAHTFPYIESKNPSAKIEHEATTSKIGEDQVFYCNQRGIPTEKAIALIVNGFSKDVLNKLPMEFAVEAQKLLEISLEGSVG, translated from the coding sequence ATGAGCAAATACACAGAAGACGATTTAAAAATCGAACTCGAAACCAAAGAATATGAGTACGGATTTTATACTAATATAGAATCTGAAACTTTCCCTATTGGCTTAAACGAAGAAATTGTAAGAGCTATTTCTCTTAAAAAAGAAGAACCTGAATGGATGACCGAATGGCGTATTGAAGCTTTCCGTGCATGGAAAGAAATGATTGAGCCAGAATGGGCAAACGTTCGTTATGAAAAACCAGATTTTCAAGCTATCTCTTACTATTCTGCTCCAAAACAAGTAGATCCAAATAAGACTTTGGATGATGTAGATCCGGAATTATTAGAGATGTACAAAAAACTTGGAATTTCTGTTGATGAACAAAAAATGATGAACAATGTCGCTATGGACATCGTTGTCGATTCTGTTTCTGTAGCAACAACTTTCAAGAAAACATTGGCTGAAAAAGGAATTATTTTCTGTCCAATTTCTGAAGCTATCAAAGAACACCCTGAATTAGTTAAAAAATATTTAGGAACTGTTGTACCACAAAAAGACAACTTCTACGCAGCATTAAACTCAGCGGTTTTCTCTGACGGAAGTTTCTGTTATATTCCAAAAGGCGTTCGTTGCCCAATGGAACTTTCAACTTATTTTAGAATCAATCAGGCAGGAACCGGACAATTCGAAAGAACGCTTGTTATTGCCGATGAAGGAAGCTACGTTTCTTACCTGGAAGGTTGTACAGCTCCAAGTCGTGACGAAAACCAATTACACGCTGCTGTGGTTGAATTAATCGCTCTTGATGATGCTGAAATTAAATATTCAACAGTTCAAAACTGGTATCCTGGAAACAAAGAAGGTAAAGGCGGTGTTTTTAATTTTGTAACCAAAAGAGGTTTATGCGAAACAAACGCTAAAATCTCATGGACACAAGTAGAAACGGGTTCTGCTGTAACTTGGAAATATCCTTCTTGTGTACTTAAAGGAGACAATTCAGTAGGAGAATTTTATTCAATTGCTGTTACCAATAATCATCAACAAGCTGATACCGGAACTAAAATGATCCATTTAGGAAAAAATACTAAATCGACTATTATTTCTAAAGGTATTTCGGCTGGTAAATCACAAAACAGTTACCGTGGATTAGTGCAAATTAGCCCTAGAGCTGAGAATGCAAGAAACTTTTCGCAATGTGATTCTCTTTTAATGGGGAACAATTGTGGAGCTCATACTTTCCCTTATATCGAAAGTAAAAATCCATCGGCAAAAATCGAACACGAAGCAACAACAAGTAAAATTGGAGAAGATCAGGTTTTCTATTGCAACCAAAGAGGTATTCCAACAGAAAAAGCGATTGCCTTAATTGTAAACGGTTTCAGTAAAGATGTATTGAATAAACTTCCGATGGAATTTGCGGTTGAAGCTCAAAAATTATTAGAGATCTCTTTAGAAGGTTCTGTAGGGTAA
- a CDS encoding serine hydrolase domain-containing protein, translating into MKKFLKVLLLVLVLAFLYFGFTTYPKLDLISGFSAKSVASGHFLDNRPLDLIQKTDNDIDMIDLAKNSIDNAGKFAVASVYGLKERKAIYREGLGATLIDDNFDVSKPYLLPKRTKLENNLPFPYGNNESKDSAFANVDYAKLKKAVDDSFDKNGGKAKRTRAVVVLYKDRLIAEKYDTGFNKSSKILGWSMTKSITSSAFGVLAKQGKIDIYKPAPIAEWKNDERKIITINDLLHMNSGLEWEENYSTICDATKMLFQAEDMGKVQLDKPAQFKPNSHWNYSSGTTNLLSLILRRHFKTQQEYLDFWYSAVIDKIGMNSMIVEQDMSGTFVGSSYGWATPRDWSKFGLLYLHKGNWNGEQILDESWVKYTATPTNTSEGKYGAQFWLNAGGKFPDVPRDMFYCSGYQGQMVAIIPSLDMVIVRMGVKEEEPGFDFNGFLKDVISSVKK; encoded by the coding sequence ATGAAAAAATTTCTCAAAGTACTGTTGCTTGTTTTGGTTCTTGCCTTTTTGTATTTCGGATTTACGACTTATCCGAAACTGGATTTAATTTCTGGTTTTTCAGCTAAAAGTGTTGCCTCTGGACATTTTTTAGATAATCGACCGTTGGATTTAATTCAGAAAACCGACAATGATATTGATATGATTGATTTGGCTAAAAATTCAATTGACAATGCCGGAAAGTTTGCAGTTGCCTCCGTTTATGGATTAAAGGAACGAAAAGCAATTTATCGAGAAGGTCTGGGAGCAACTTTGATTGATGATAATTTTGATGTTTCAAAACCGTATCTGCTTCCAAAAAGAACGAAATTAGAAAATAATCTTCCTTTTCCGTATGGGAATAATGAGTCAAAAGATTCCGCTTTCGCGAATGTTGATTACGCTAAATTAAAGAAAGCTGTTGATGATTCTTTCGATAAAAATGGTGGAAAAGCAAAAAGAACAAGAGCTGTTGTGGTTTTGTATAAAGACAGATTAATTGCCGAAAAATACGATACAGGTTTTAATAAAAGCAGTAAAATTTTAGGCTGGTCTATGACAAAAAGCATTACAAGTTCTGCTTTTGGCGTTTTGGCAAAACAAGGAAAAATTGATATTTATAAACCGGCACCAATTGCAGAGTGGAAAAATGATGAGCGTAAAATAATTACAATTAATGATTTACTACATATGAATTCCGGTTTGGAATGGGAAGAAAATTACAGCACCATTTGTGATGCTACAAAAATGCTTTTTCAGGCGGAAGATATGGGAAAAGTACAATTGGATAAACCAGCTCAGTTTAAACCAAACTCGCATTGGAATTATTCTTCTGGAACAACCAATTTATTATCTCTGATTTTAAGAAGGCATTTTAAAACACAACAAGAATACCTTGATTTTTGGTATAGCGCCGTAATCGATAAAATCGGAATGAACTCGATGATTGTAGAGCAAGATATGAGCGGAACTTTTGTTGGATCCTCATACGGATGGGCAACGCCACGCGACTGGTCCAAATTTGGATTATTATATCTGCATAAAGGAAATTGGAACGGAGAACAAATTCTGGACGAAAGCTGGGTAAAATATACGGCAACGCCAACTAATACTTCAGAAGGAAAATACGGAGCGCAATTTTGGCTAAACGCTGGAGGAAAATTCCCGGATGTTCCGCGTGATATGTTTTACTGCAGTGGATATCAAGGACAAATGGTGGCCATTATTCCGTCTTTGGATATGGTAATTGTGAGAATGGGAGTAAAGGAAGAAGAACCAGGATTTGATTTTAATGGGTTTTTGAAAGATGTCATTTCTTCAGTAAAAAAATAA